Proteins from one Salmonella bongori NCTC 12419 genomic window:
- a CDS encoding LysR family transcriptional regulator: MINELHSMTTFVRTVELGSLSKAADAQQISPQAASKALKQLETHLGVRLFHRTTRNMSLTEEGQRFFEAAKPALMGLQQALATVQQTREEFAGPLRIVGPRSVVQQVIKPVLIEYSRLYPEVQPDVQLDDGITNWVEKRVDVGFRISVSPQEGLIARRLFPLQLIICASPAYLRKYGVPKTLHDLSAHRCSVFRHAATGRLIPWTVKSGDNVQDHHVNPAMSTNDEMLELHAVLMGEVIAQLAGPTAAQYIRTGQLVPLLPETITDIHSLFLYYGSRVAQPLRVRRFIDLAIERLANRQDVALSAEDISLAHIQGTSGYS; encoded by the coding sequence ATGATTAATGAATTGCACTCTATGACGACGTTTGTCCGTACGGTTGAGCTGGGAAGCCTGAGCAAAGCCGCAGATGCTCAGCAGATATCACCCCAGGCGGCGAGCAAAGCCTTAAAACAACTGGAAACGCATCTGGGGGTGAGGTTGTTCCACCGTACCACGCGAAATATGTCATTAACGGAGGAGGGACAACGTTTCTTTGAAGCGGCAAAACCTGCATTAATGGGACTGCAACAGGCGCTGGCGACGGTACAACAGACGCGCGAGGAGTTTGCCGGACCGTTACGTATCGTCGGTCCGCGTTCAGTAGTTCAGCAGGTTATTAAGCCCGTGCTGATTGAATACAGCCGACTCTACCCGGAAGTTCAGCCCGATGTGCAACTTGATGACGGGATAACTAACTGGGTTGAGAAGCGAGTGGATGTCGGTTTTCGTATCAGCGTTTCGCCGCAGGAAGGGCTGATTGCCCGTCGCTTGTTCCCCCTACAGTTGATCATTTGTGCTTCACCAGCCTATTTGCGTAAATATGGCGTACCGAAAACGCTGCACGATCTCAGCGCCCACCGGTGTAGCGTGTTTCGCCATGCCGCAACCGGGCGCCTGATCCCCTGGACAGTGAAGTCCGGTGACAATGTGCAGGATCATCATGTTAACCCTGCTATGTCGACCAATGATGAGATGCTGGAGTTACATGCTGTATTGATGGGGGAGGTCATTGCGCAACTGGCTGGGCCGACGGCGGCGCAATATATTCGAACAGGTCAGCTTGTTCCGCTGTTACCTGAGACTATTACCGATATACACAGCTTATTTTTGTATTACGGAAGTCGTGTCGCACAACCGCTCAGGGTTCGCCGCTTCATCGACCTTGCGATTGAACGCTTAGCCAACAGGCAGGACGTTGCGTTATCTGCTGAAGATATCAGCCTGGCGCATATTCAGGGGACGTCAGGATACTCATAG
- a CDS encoding LacI family DNA-binding transcriptional regulator: MQTLEADDSAREKRRKNTGKITLAEVAKLVGVSTMTVSRALRMPEKVNPELRTRIEAAVNELGYVPNLQARNLASADSSLVMGVVPSFSSPGFLAVSETLQTVLTTQGYSMMFIESGQGGQSEEKAFAQMLAYNPAAIVQFNIDNISSCSQMISNTGVPVVEIGAINRDASWVSIGVDYAAAIKKLVTSLVQAGYKNIGLLCTASNNIMFRQVLSGWNSAMLSVNHSPHRVVTSHLPAGITTGLNLLGDIRITWPELDALICTSDEIACGCIMACHGAGQKVPDSLALASLSGGTLAAVCSPALTAVEFPWSETGTLAGQTLLDLLAGNSTDKSIELPSTLQVRASTRKQ; the protein is encoded by the coding sequence GTGCAGACGTTAGAAGCGGACGATAGCGCGAGAGAAAAACGCAGGAAAAACACCGGTAAAATTACGCTCGCTGAAGTGGCAAAACTGGTCGGCGTCAGCACGATGACAGTGTCACGCGCGTTACGCATGCCTGAAAAAGTGAATCCTGAATTGCGCACACGTATTGAAGCAGCGGTAAACGAGCTGGGCTATGTGCCAAATCTGCAGGCCCGCAACCTTGCCTCTGCCGACTCCAGCCTGGTGATGGGCGTGGTTCCCTCATTTTCCTCCCCGGGCTTTCTTGCCGTCTCCGAAACACTGCAGACGGTGCTCACGACCCAGGGCTACAGCATGATGTTTATCGAGTCCGGCCAGGGTGGACAGAGTGAAGAAAAAGCTTTTGCGCAGATGCTTGCATACAACCCGGCAGCGATTGTTCAATTCAATATTGATAACATCAGCAGTTGTTCGCAGATGATAAGTAACACCGGCGTGCCGGTGGTTGAGATCGGTGCCATCAATCGTGATGCAAGCTGGGTCAGCATTGGTGTTGACTACGCTGCAGCCATCAAAAAACTGGTCACATCGCTTGTACAGGCAGGATATAAAAATATCGGCCTGCTTTGCACTGCTTCCAATAACATTATGTTTCGCCAGGTACTGAGCGGTTGGAACAGCGCTATGCTCTCCGTTAACCACTCTCCGCATCGCGTGGTTACCTCTCACCTGCCGGCAGGCATTACGACCGGCCTAAACCTGCTCGGCGATATTCGTATCACCTGGCCTGAGCTGGATGCGCTGATTTGCACATCCGATGAAATCGCCTGCGGTTGCATTATGGCCTGCCATGGTGCGGGGCAAAAAGTGCCCGACTCTCTGGCACTGGCAAGCCTGAGTGGGGGGACTCTTGCCGCCGTTTGCTCACCGGCGCTGACTGCCGTCGAATTCCCCTGGAGTGAAACGGGAACCCTCGCAGGACAAACATTGCTTGATCTACTGGCGGGCAATTCGACGGATAAATCCATTGAATTACCTTCAACGTTACAAGTTCGCGCCAGCACCAGAAAGCAGTAG
- a CDS encoding zincin-like metallopeptidase domain-containing protein produces the protein MPVIHRRQQRAYYYPSRDIVVLPHPEQFDSQAHYYSTLLHELTHATGHASRLNREAITCGAVQFGNSLFEMSADSTGCAKTLTKN, from the coding sequence GTGCCGGTTATCCACCGCCGCCAGCAGCGGGCATATTACTATCCTTCGCGGGATATTGTCGTGCTGCCGCATCCGGAACAGTTCGACAGTCAGGCGCACTATTACAGTACCCTGCTGCATGAACTGACCCACGCGACCGGACATGCCTCGCGGCTCAACCGGGAAGCGATAACCTGTGGTGCGGTGCAGTTTGGTAATTCGCTATTTGAAATGTCCGCTGATAGCACAGGCTGTGCGAAAACCCTAACCAAAAACTGA
- a CDS encoding ArdC family protein yields MGGNVRKGEKSSLAVLYLPQEKEVLDSNGAPVAGKDGNPQVRHFALVREFRLFNVALCEGLPAAFLSR; encoded by the coding sequence GTGGGCGGCAATGTCCGCAAGGGTGAGAAATCCTCGCTGGCAGTACTGTATCTACCACAGGAAAAAGAGGTGCTGGACAGCAACGGTGCGCCCGTAGCGGGTAAAGATGGCAACCCGCAGGTTCGCCATTTTGCGCTCGTACGGGAGTTCCGGTTGTTTAACGTGGCACTCTGTGAGGGTCTGCCTGCCGCCTTTTTGAGCCGATAG
- a CDS encoding iron-containing alcohol dehydrogenase, protein MDNFSFYNPTRIEFGSDKEKLIGQILAEHNVKNVLLAYGSERIKHDGLFVTISQSLTQHGIRYVEFGGIVSNPLLSKVREGIQAAREHQVDAVLSVGGGSVLDSAKSIAAGTLYEGDVWDLFIGKGQIHAALPVFSIMTLAATGSEMNSGAVITNDVTREKFALHSVHTFPKVSVVNPALMQTVSRDYLVYSAADIIAHSIEGYFTAAVQPKIQSRLVESVIATVLETTELLLKDPGDYNARAEFAWASTLALNGLTYAGTSGFSYPNHMIEHSLSALFNVPHGAGLSVVMPAWMKWYHSQNPAQFARFTRTLFGKETAEEGIAALETWFDKIGTPTRLSQLGITEADMPAILENLKGNTRWFGLAETYTQETLTTILKLAL, encoded by the coding sequence ATGGATAACTTCAGTTTTTATAATCCGACCCGTATTGAGTTCGGCTCAGACAAAGAAAAGCTTATTGGCCAGATTCTGGCTGAACATAACGTCAAAAATGTCCTGCTGGCTTATGGCAGCGAGCGCATCAAACACGATGGCTTGTTTGTGACGATTAGCCAGAGCCTGACGCAGCATGGGATCCGCTATGTTGAGTTTGGCGGCATTGTCAGTAACCCGTTACTCTCTAAAGTCCGGGAAGGTATTCAGGCGGCGCGGGAACATCAGGTTGATGCGGTGTTGAGCGTGGGCGGCGGCTCGGTGCTTGATAGCGCCAAATCCATTGCAGCAGGTACCCTGTATGAGGGGGATGTCTGGGATCTGTTTATTGGTAAAGGGCAGATCCATGCAGCGTTACCGGTGTTTTCGATTATGACGCTTGCGGCAACCGGCAGCGAAATGAACAGCGGCGCCGTCATCACCAATGATGTCACCCGGGAGAAGTTTGCTCTTCACTCTGTACATACATTTCCGAAAGTCTCTGTCGTCAATCCGGCGCTGATGCAGACCGTTTCCCGTGATTATCTGGTCTATTCCGCCGCCGACATTATCGCCCATTCGATTGAAGGCTATTTCACCGCAGCGGTACAACCAAAAATTCAGTCGCGTCTGGTTGAATCAGTGATTGCCACGGTACTGGAAACAACAGAACTGTTGTTAAAAGATCCGGGCGATTACAACGCCCGCGCCGAATTTGCCTGGGCGTCCACGCTGGCGCTAAATGGGCTGACTTATGCCGGTACCTCGGGCTTTAGCTACCCTAACCACATGATTGAACACTCACTTTCCGCGCTGTTTAACGTCCCGCACGGGGCGGGATTATCGGTGGTCATGCCTGCGTGGATGAAGTGGTATCACAGCCAAAACCCGGCACAGTTTGCGCGCTTTACCCGGACGCTGTTTGGTAAAGAAACCGCAGAAGAAGGCATTGCCGCGCTTGAAACGTGGTTCGATAAAATTGGCACACCGACCCGTCTGTCACAGTTAGGCATTACAGAGGCCGATATGCCAGCCATACTGGAGAACCTGAAAGGAAATACCCGCTGGTTTGGCCTGGCGGAGACCTATACTCAGGAAACGCTGACCACCATTCTTAAACTGGCGTTATAA
- a CDS encoding SDR family oxidoreductase: MKEVIVVIGSGAIAQAIARRVGVGKHILLADIKSENTQQAENTLTRAGFTVSTAIVDVACRKSIQDLVEIATQYGEIKGVINTAGLSPSQAKAQDILRVDLYGTAVVFEEFGKVIAPGGSAVVIGSQSSHRLNIDALSQAQADALATLSPETLLELPLVKEIDDSLYAYQISKRGNALRVMAEAVKWGKRGARINCISAGIVFTPLAYDELTSTERGDFYRNMLEKSPAGRGGTPDEIGALAEFLFGPAGTYISGSDILIDGGVTASYKYGELRP; this comes from the coding sequence ATGAAAGAAGTCATTGTTGTTATTGGCAGTGGGGCCATTGCCCAGGCGATTGCGCGAAGAGTCGGCGTGGGTAAGCATATTTTGCTGGCAGATATCAAATCCGAAAATACCCAGCAAGCTGAAAACACCCTGACCCGCGCAGGTTTCACGGTCAGTACCGCAATTGTCGATGTCGCTTGCCGAAAATCCATACAGGATTTAGTCGAAATAGCGACCCAGTATGGCGAAATTAAAGGGGTAATCAACACGGCAGGCTTATCCCCTTCACAGGCCAAAGCACAGGATATTCTGCGCGTGGATTTGTATGGCACTGCGGTGGTATTTGAAGAGTTCGGGAAAGTCATTGCACCGGGTGGCTCCGCCGTGGTGATTGGCTCTCAGTCCAGCCACCGCCTGAATATTGATGCGCTTTCACAGGCACAGGCTGATGCGCTGGCAACCCTGTCACCGGAGACATTGCTGGAACTGCCGCTGGTTAAAGAAATTGATGACAGCCTGTACGCCTATCAAATCTCTAAACGCGGGAATGCGCTGCGGGTGATGGCCGAGGCCGTGAAATGGGGGAAACGCGGGGCTCGCATCAACTGTATCAGCGCGGGGATTGTTTTCACCCCTCTGGCCTACGATGAACTGACCAGCACTGAACGTGGCGATTTTTACCGAAACATGCTTGAAAAGTCACCTGCCGGGCGCGGCGGAACGCCGGATGAGATTGGCGCGTTAGCCGAATTTCTGTTCGGGCCAGCGGGAACGTACATCAGCGGCAGCGATATTCTGATTGATGGTGGCGTGACGGCCTCTTATAAGTACGGAGAACTCCGCCCCTGA